Within Ipomoea triloba cultivar NCNSP0323 chromosome 9, ASM357664v1, the genomic segment taaaataaaaaaaatataataaaatcaattgCAAAGATGAAAAATCCGCCATAAGAGAtattacataataaaatatataaatcacaATATTCAAAGCATGaagaattattttgaaaaaaggccaaaagagATAACAAAATTAGGAAAACCTTCAAGACTAGTTCTGTACTTGTACTTTGTACtggaaaattcaaaaaaaaaaaaaaaaaagaaagttgaaTGCGTTCAACTGTTGCAGACTTGCAAGTAGGGTAACTGAACCACATTGGTCAATGTTTCCCTAAATAGTATATCCAGTCAtaaactaaaatgtgtagatttgaagaagataagataattttgtataattctataaattagacaattttataatattttgataatttatttatttattttagactatataaattttataaataatataattattaaaattactattgtTGCATTACACGGGTAAATATTAGGTTTGCACTAAAAGTAAAAGTGTcctcaacaatataataaaccAAAGCAAATAATTAAGCATTCATATTGAATTGATAGATAACATGCCGCTGCGCTGCAGGGCATggagaatatttaatttattgatgaaATAGAGAATTCTGAAGCATGAATCTGGCCCCTCAAATTTGTCGcacaatgatatatatatgacgATGATGAGTCTAGCTCATATCTTTGTAGCGCCAAACGTGGAAACTGCATGGATTAAAGCCATCAAGTTGCGATGAGAAGAACCACCTTTTTGGACTGCCTTCTTAGCCTTTTCTCCTAACTCTTTCACTTTCCTCTTCCTCTCTTTACCTGCTTCTTTATCCATTAGCTTATCTATGCCTTCCTTGATCTCCTCATTCGTCACCGCTAATATGTTCTCCTTGTCTTCACTGCCATCCCAATTAACTGGCACAGTCACCCCTAGGCTCACACCAATTCCGAGCACTTCCACCACCAGCCTCTCGTGCAAAAACTGTTCCGCGAACAGTGGCCATGTCAGTATTGGCATTCCCAAAGAGACGGCTTCCATTATCGAATTCCACCCGCAGTGTGTCAAGAATCCTCCTACTGAGGGGTGCTGCAAGATGAGCAACTGCGGAGCCCACTCCCGGATCAGCACCCCTCTCCCTTTGTTCCTTTCCTCGAACCCGATGCTCACGTTCCAGTCCTCAAACACATCAAGATGCATGTCTTTTTTCCCCATCACCCAAATAAACGGCCGTTTGGACGACTCTAAACCTACAGCCAGCTCTGTCATCTGACGTGGCGTGAGCCTAGCGAAACTTCCCAGGCTAACATATATCGTCGACCCTGCCTCCTGCAAGTCCAGCCACGTCATCAAACGCTCTTGTTGCTCGACTAATACGTCATTCTTCTTGTCGGCTGCCGACGTGGCACCTCTCAGCGCCTGGTCTTCATATTCCTGATTGCATAACCACACGGGGCCCACACACCACACTCTCC encodes:
- the LOC116029101 gene encoding UDP-glycosyltransferase 73C3-like, whose product is MASITTNQSRGQLLHFIVFPMMAQSHMLPVIDVARMLARCDGVMVTILTTPVNANRFRSMLERDRQCGFNIGALELRFPCKEAGLPEGCENADLVPKGKNLDMNFLAAVGMLRPQVEAAVKRCEPPASCIISDMLLTWTAEIAEGLNIPRIVFNVSSCFSYCCSNRITDSGILGRVKSDTEMFTVPNVPHSVQVCKAQVKGVTFDPTVMTSDIAKLVAEKLRQTVKASYGAIVNSFDELEPDYVKIYGGRVWCVGPVWLCNQEYEDQALRGATSAADKKNDVLVEQQERLMTWLDLQEAGSTIYVSLGSFARLTPRQMTELAVGLESSKRPFIWVMGKKDMHLDVFEDWNVSIGFEERNKGRGVLIREWAPQLLILQHPSVGGFLTHCGWNSIMEAVSLGMPILTWPLFAEQFLHERLVVEVLGIGVSLGVTVPVNWDGSEDKENILAVTNEEIKEGIDKLMDKEAGKERKRKVKELGEKAKKAVQKGGSSHRNLMALIHAVSTFGATKI